In the Diorhabda carinulata isolate Delta chromosome 9, icDioCari1.1, whole genome shotgun sequence genome, one interval contains:
- the LOC130897862 gene encoding trafficking protein particle complex subunit 6b: protein MAEENLFDFLHNEIVNYVLDGNNKQNEGKEEDLSVLEYIGFSTGYRIIERLTKEMPRFKDELDTMKFVCTDFWSALYKKQIDNLRTNHQGIYVLQDNSFRFLTKLSNGKQYLDAAPRYVAFTCGVIRGCLANLNIMCLVTAEVQNMPSCKFHIQVQRT, encoded by the exons atggcagaagaaaatttgtttgattttcttCACAATGAAATTGTTAATTATGTTTTAGACggtaataataaacaaaatgaaggGAAG GAGGAAGATTTGTCTGTTCTTGAATATATTGGATTTTCGACAGGATATCGTATTATTGAgag acttACCAAGGAAATGCCTAGATTTAAAGACGAATTGGATACTatgaaatttgtttgtacaGATTTTTGGAGTGcgttatataaaaaacaaatagataatCTTAGAACTAACCATCAAGGAATCTATGTATTGCAAGATAACAGTTTCAGGTTTCTAACTAAACTTTCCAATGGTAAGCAATATTTGGACGCTGCTCCCAGATATGTCGCCTTCACTTGTGGCGTAATTAGAGGATGTTTAgctaatttaaatattatgtgTCTAGTTACGGCCGAAGTACAAAATATGCCTTCTTGTAAATTCCACATACAAGTTCAAAGAACTTGA
- the LOC130897851 gene encoding anillin-like yields the protein MEKENFFSRKPINLLLEIIFNKKNKKVESVRTANISNSVSLNDLTDSFHSVNKSQASSNPDIRSDAEKLVQIKIKLDISDIDKSNQNDSEKILEPVNSTESISELETDKETKVKKMSSKVSLSINNDTNFEETVYFDVYKTGSEESLESVTELYNEIDLNESHLQSIIWQKIFYQIQQKYKATNKDNKIVNVIHELIMEKYKQALSIIKQRIEKREQKSSSLHSIISNDSNNADRAIKNTFSSYESIKSQFDLKTNEIIINDIFHTTNSSDPKYFNSTFKSEVRLSKSLDDIDKFSTNSAVEKETPFVQQSKELEICHSGTEYSIGSSNISLLISEADYAKSKRNYNSYRRMNRFKNSAKQSEQQSITSSSTHIYESLDDLLLNNNRNNLVKKIDLQKEIIQQSAKAAKVCRSQSELFGEETLIEAEKILLIAGKRKNAIEEALMKADYEDVDTPLTSCTVKINNICLYASSSLVNSNSNWFYVCTLQQGSTVYATKITTQTENTISFPDEFIFENIPSDFQIDINVYALLLKKRKNKNFVYKSREEAKVASSSRCASTESYFSLWGTSSIKTSQANQTIFRLSNIPSEASIINSFTANIRTSFKIYVKQAGFLTLGLEYKGYPVWRRRWCLLNGYKLRYWFLPNEQDICPPLGEINLLNCVSNEIKRADKDLCFNSTTLVLQMNVNDGGRKGQRKYFLSADNYVEFDKWLREFNIVLYYLRKWTQYSNYSRQ from the exons ATGgaaaaa gaaaattttttcagtcgAAAACCGATCAATCTTCTACTGGAGATAATattcaataagaaaaacaaaaaag ttgaatCTGTTCGTACTGCTAATATCAGTAATAGTGTCTCGCTCAACGATTTAACAGATTCTTTTCACTCTGTGAATAAATCACAAGCAAGTTCAAATCCAGATATTAGAAGTGACGCGGAAAAACTCGttcagataaaaataaaattggatatATCGGATATTGATAAATCGAATCAGAATGATTCCGAAAAAATATTAGAACCGGTGAATTCGACTGAATCGATATCGGAGTTGGAAACAGATAAAGaaacaaaagtgaaaaaaatgtcTAGCAAAGTTTCTTTATCGATAAATAATGATACGAATTTCGAGGAAACGGTTTATTTTGACGTATACAAAACCGGAAGTGAAGAATCGTTAGAAAGCGTCACAGAACTTTATAACGAAATCGATCTCAACGAATCACATCTCCAATCAATAATatggcaaaaaatattttaccaaatccaacaaaaatacAAAGCTACCAATAAAGACAACAAAATCGTTAACGTTATACACGaattaattatggaaaaatacaaacaagctttatctattataaaacaACGGATTGAAAAACGGGAACAGAAAAGTTCGAGTCTGCATTCGATTATATCGAATGATTCCAACAACGCCGATCGCGCAATCAAAAATACTTTCTCTTCTTACGAAAGTATAAAATCTCAATTCGATTTGAAGACTAACGAAATAATCATTAACGATATATTTCATACTACCAATTCGTCGGACCCAAAATATTTCAACAGTACTTTTAAATCGGAAGTTAGGTTATCGAAAAGCTTGGACGACATTGATAAATTTTCGACGAATAGTGCAGTTGAAAAAGAAACTCCTTTCGTCCAACAG AGCAAAGAGCTAGAAATTTGCCATAGCGGAACAGAGTACAGTATAGGTAGTAGTAATATTTCTTTGCTTATATCAGAAGCGGATTACGCGAAATCGAAAAGAAATTATAACAGTTATCGCAGAATGAACAGATTTAAAAATTCCGCTAAGCAAAGCGAACAACAATCGATTACAAGTAGTAGCACGCACATTTATGAAAGTTTGGATGATTTACTGTTGAATAACAACAGGAATAATTTGGTGAAGAAAATCgatttacaaaaagaaattatacaaCAAAGTGCTAAAGCTGCAAAAGTATGTAGATCGCAATCAGAATTATTTGGAGAAGAAACTTTAATTGAAGCAGAAAAGATTTTGTTAATTGCTG GTAAAAGAAAAAATGCAATCGAAGAAGCTCTTATGAAAGCGGATTATGAAGATGTAGATACGCCGTTAACATCTTGTACAGTGAAGATTAATAATATCTGTTTATACGCCTCTTCTTCATTGGTTAATTCAAATAGCAATTGGTTTTACGTCTGTACGTTGCAACAAGGATCTACGGTATATGCAACCAAGATTACAACGCAAACCGAAAATACAATATCTTTCCCGgacgaatttatttttgaaaatattccttCGGATTTTCAAATAGATATAAACGTCTACGCACTGTTactgaaaaagagaaaaaataaa AATTTCGTATATAAATCACGTGAAGAAGCAAAAGTAGCATCATCTTCCAGATGTGCTTCCACAGAATCATATTTCTCTTTATGGGGCACCTCATCGATAAAAACGTCTCAGGCGAATCAAACTATATTCCGTCTGTCGAATATTCCTTCGGAAGCTTCTATAATAAACTCGTTTACCGCTAATATACGAACAAGTTTTAAGATTTACGTGAAACAAGCCGGTTTTCTAACATTAGGTCTTGAATATAAAGGTTATCCTGTTTGGAGACGAAGGTGGTGTTTATTAAATGGGTACAAACTCAGATATTGGTTTCTTCCTAATGAACAAGATATCTGCCCGCCTTTAGGagagataaatttattaaactgtGTATCTAATGAAATCAAAAGAGCCGATAAAGATCTTTGTTTTAATTCAACTACCCTCGTACTTCAGATGAACGTAAATGACGGTGGTAGAAAGGGGCAACGAAAATACTTTCTGTCGGCTGATAATTATGTAGAATTTGATAAATGGTTAAGGGAatttaatatagttttatattatttgagaaaatggACTCAGTATTCTAATTATTCCaggcaataa
- the LOC130897847 gene encoding bifunctional glutamate/proline--tRNA ligase, giving the protein MKIILNKTNPPLGGLFVIEYVKKLKNIPVELLWASESVVDNINCKNSNDVARAVAKLYCPEIYGTNPTDATEIDNWLTFSLGSFASKNEFSTALNTLNKILASLTYLVAKKLTIADFIVFASLYVNKHWKDAIKSKNAPVNVQRWYEFLLAQEYVQNILNNLPQEVAATLTSSEKHVKNEKSTVGNRNQEGKFIDLPFAEMGKLVVRFPPEASGYLHIGHAKAALLNQYYQEAFQGKLIMRFDDTNPAKENVHFEKVILEDVAMLQIKPDMFTYTSDYFELMLQLCEKMIKEGNAYADDTDPELMKTQREQKIESTNRNNDVEKNLAMWEEMKKGTEKGQKCCVRAKMFMDSPNGCLRDPTIYRCKNEIHPRTGDKYKVYPTYDFACPIVDSIEGVTHVLRTMEYHDRDFQFYWFIEKLGLRKPHIWEYSRLSMTNTVLSKRKLTWFVNEGLVDGWDDPRMPTVRGVLRRGMTVQGLKEFIIAQGSSRSVVFMEWDKIWAFNKKVIDPVAPRYTAVQIDDPVPVYVQGVKEERLSVPKHPKNTDVGNKEVWIGPKIFIDREDAVALKEEENATFINWGNLIIKKINRQAGKITSIEAVPNLENVDFKKTLKLTWLAEVDKAPFTPTWCVYFDHIISKAVLGKDEDFKQYIGHETRKEIEMLGDPELKKLKVGDIIQLQRRGFFRVDVAYKPANLHTYKEQPVVLFHIPEGNAKETMPGKVVQKTETKTVQANDKNKVNIKSAVDINNEIIKQGDIVRKLKEQKAPKSDIDSAVKELLSLKGNYKTITNIDWKPGCVPPVDNTTANTSTESDLDAKISAQGDKVRQLKSQKSDKSTIDAEVKILLSLKSEYKTATGKDWIPTKPTSPSQVKQENKSVDENSLLLQIAGQGDKVRDLKAKKVDKTVIDNEVKILLSLKKDYKSLTGTDWKPGVVATTPVSNNTSLDENKLLLDISSQGDIVRKLKSNKADKSQIDTAVKQLLQLKEDFKNLSGKDWKPNMKPEPVTNVAQFEGGDNVKEALTTKITEQGNLVRDLKAKKADKGAVDEAVKVLLDLKGEYKKVIGEEFPVAGRTPKSKENKTEIKQKSAKQKSVANVVEGEDGTTKKQTRLGLEAKKETNLSDWYSQVITKGELIEYYDVSGCYIFRPWSFAIWEAIKNWFDVEIKKLGVENCYFPIFVSKAALEKEKTHIADFAPEVAWVTKSGDSEMAEPIAVRPTSETVMYPAYAKWIQSYRDLPIKLNQWNNVVRWEFKHPQPFLRTREFLWQEGHTAFAEKTEADTEVKQILDLYAKIYTDLLAIPVVKGRKTEKEKFAGGDYTLTIEAYVSASGRAIQGATSHHLGQNFSKMFDIIYEHPETQQKAYVYQNSWGITTRTIGVMVMIHGDNQGLILPPKVACIQVVIVPCGITASLSEQSRKKLQESCDALELDFKTAGVRVKGDYRDNYSPGWKFNHWELKGVPVRVELGPKDIEKNQLVAVRRDTGEKLTINRKDAVSKLHNILDDIQINLFKKACDDLNSHKVIVTDWSQFGPALDKKNIILAPFCGEISCEDKIKADSTRDESAEPGAPSMGAKSLCIPLEQPAPIKTSDKCIHPECKNGPKYYTLFGRSY; this is encoded by the exons atgaaaataatattaaataagacGAATCCTCCACTTG ggggtttatttgttattgaatatgtgaagaaattaaaaaatattcccgTGGAATTATTATGGGCATCTGAAAGCGTCGTCGataatattaattgtaaaaatagTAATGACGTTGCTCGTGCCGTTGCGAAATTATATTGTCCCGAAATTTACGGTACAAACCCAACTGATGCAACTGAAATTGATAATTGGTTAACATTTTCTTTGGGTTCTTTCGCatctaaaaatgaattttctactGCTTTAAATACGTTAAACAAAATCTTGGCTTCATTAACGTATTTAGTGGCCAAAAAACTTACTATTGCGGATTTTATTGTGTTTGCAAGTTTATATg TTAATAAACATTGGAAAGATgcaataaaatctaaaaatgcACCAGTGAATGTTCAGCGTTGGTATGAATTTTTACTTGCACAggaatatgttcaaaatattcttaataatcTACCTCAAGAAGTGGCAGCTACTTTGACAAGTTCGGAAAAAcatgttaaaaatgaaaaaagtacaGTCGGCAATAGGAATCAAGAAGGAAAGTTCATTGATTTGCCTTTTGCCGAAATGGGTAAACTCGTTGTGCGATTTCCACCAGAAGCATCAGG atatttacaTATTGGTCATGCGAAAGCGGCCCTCCTCAACCAATATTATCAAGAAGCTTTCCAAGGTAAATTAATAATGAGATTTGATGACACAAATCCAGCCAAAGAAAACGTACATTTCGAAAAAGTTATATTAGAAGATGTGGCAATGTTGCAAATCAAACCGGATATGTTTACTTATACTTCGGATTATTTCGAATTAATGTTACAATTATGtgagaaaatgataaaagagGGAAACGCGTATGCAGACGATACAGATCCGGAACTTATGAAAACACAAAGAGAACAAAAAATCGAATCTACTAATAGAAACAAcg aTGTTGAGAAGAATTTGGCGATGTGGGAGGAAATGAAAAAAGGTACGGAAAAGGgacaaaaatgttgtgtacgagCGAAAATGTTTATGGATTCGCCTAATGGTTGTTTGAGAGACCCCACAATTTATAGATGCAAAAATGAGATACATCCCAGAACAGGAGACAAATataa aGTTTATCCGACTTACGACTTTGCGTGCCCTATTGTAGATTCCATAGAAGGGGTAACGCACGTATTACGTACTATGGAATATCACGATagagattttcaattttattggtTCATTGAAAAATTGGGTTTGAGAAAACCTCACATCTGGGAATATAGCAGATTATCAATGACCAATACAGTTCTGAGCAAAAGGAAACTAACTTGGTTTGTAAATGAAGGCCTTGTTGACGGATG GGATGATCCTCGAATGCCGACTGTACGAGGAGTTTTGAGAAGGGGTATGACCGTACAGGGACTAAAAGAATTCATAATAGCTCAAGGTTCGAGTAGATCTGTTGTGTTTATGGAATGGGATAAAATTTGGGCGTTCAACAAAAAG GTAATTGATCCTGTGGCACCACGTTACACTGCAGTGCAAATCGACGACCCCGTCCCCGTTTACGTACAAGGAGTAAAAGAAGAACGTTTATCCGTACCTAAACATCCTAAAAATACAGATGTTGGTAATAAAGAAGTATGGATAGgtccaaaaatatttatcgataGAGAAGATGCGGTTGctttgaaagaagaagaaaacgcTACTTTTATTAATTGgggaaatttaattattaaaaaaataaatag GCAAGCTGGGAAAATAACAAGCATCGAAGCAGTACCGAATCTCGAAAATGTCGATTTTAAGAAAACGTTGAAACTCACTTGGTTAGCAGAAGTTGATAAAGCTCCGTTTACTCCCACCTGGTGTGTTTATTTCGATCACATTATAAGCAAGGCCGTATTGGGAAAAGATGAAGATTTCAAACAATATATCGGTCACGAAACTAgg aaagaAATAGAGATGCTAGGTGATCccgaattgaaaaaattaaaagtcgGAGATATAATTCAATTACAGAGACGCGGATTCTTCAGAGTTGACGTCGCGTATAAACCTGCTAATTTACATACTTATAAAGAACAACCGGTGGTTTTGTTCCATATACCCGAAGGGAACGCTAAAGAAACTATGCCTGGTAAAGTTGTTCAGAAAACGGAAACAAAAACTGTACAggcaaatgataaaaataag gttaatatAAAATCCGCCGTCGACAtaaataatgagataataaAACAAGGAGATATAGTACGTAAGTTAAAGGAGCAGAAAGCACCGAAATCTGATATCGATAGTGCTGTAAAagaattattatcattaaaggGTAATTATAAAACAATCACTAATATCGATTGGAAACCTGGATGTGTTCCACCTGTCGATAACACTACAGCAAATACCTCGACCGAAAGTGATCTTGATGCTAAAATATCAGCTCAAGGTGATAAA GTGAGACAATTGAAATCTCAGAAATCAGACAAATCAACAATCGATGCCGAAGTAAAAAtcttattatcattaaaatccgAATACAAAACCGCAACGGGAAAAGACTGGATACCGACTAAACCGACGTCTCCTTCCCAagtaaaacaagaaaataaatccGTAGATGAAAATTCGCTCCTACTACAAATTGCCGGTCAAGGTGATAAAGTGCGCGATTTGAAAGcgaaaaaagttgataaaaccGTTATCGATAACGAAGTTAAAATTCTATTATCCCTTAAAAAGGATTATAAAAGCCTCACAGGTACAGATTGGAAACCGGGAGTAGTCGCTACTACTCCTGTTTCGAATAATACGTCCTTAGATGAAAATAAACTGCTGTTAGATATTTCTAGTCAAGGAGATATTGTGAGAAAATTAAAATCCA ATAAAGCTGATAAATCTCAAATTGATACGGCAGTAAAACAACTTCTACAGTTAAAGGAGGATTTCAAGAATTTATCCGGTAAAGATTGGAAGCCGAATATGAAACCTGAGCCTGTAACGAATGTCGCACAATTTGAAGGAGGAGATAACGTAAAAGAAGCTCTAACAACGAAAATCACCGAGCAAGGAAATTTGGTTAGAGATTTAAAAGCTAAAAAAGCCGACAAG GGAGCAGTAGATGAGGCGGTAAAAGTTCTATTGGATTTGAAAGGTGAGTATAAGAAAGTGATAGGCGAAGAATTTCCTGTAGCAGGAAGAACTCCAAAATCGAAGGAAAATAAAAcggaaattaaacaaaaatcggCCAAACAAAAATCCGTTGCTAACGTTGTCGAg GGAGAAGATGGTACAACGAAAAAACAAACGCGACTCGGATTAGAAGCGAAGAAAGAAACAAACCTGTCGGATTGGTATTCTCAAGTAATCACCAAAGGTGAATTGATAGAATATTACGACGTTTCGGGTTGTTACATTTTCAGACCTTGGTCGTTCGCGATATGGGAAGCGATTAAAAATTGGTTCGatgtggaaataaaaaaattaggagtcgaaaattgttattttcctATTTTCGTATCGAAAGCGGcgttggaaaaagaaaaaacgcaCATAGCAGATTTCGCTCCGGAA gTAGCGTGGGTTACAAAATCTGGCGATTCCGAAATGGCCGAACCGATTGCCGTTAGACCAACATCGGAAACTGTCATGTATCCAGCTTACGCCAAATGGATTCAATCGTATCGAGATCTTCCCATCAAACTTAATCAATGGAACAACGTAGTC agATGGGAATTCAAACATCCTCAACCGTTTTTGAGAACCAGAGAATTTTTATGGCAAGAAGGTCACACGGCTTTTGCCGAAAAGACCGAAGCTGATACCGAAGTCAAACAGATTTTAG atttaTACGCCAAGATATATACGGATCTATTGGCGATTCCCGTGGTAAAAGGAAGGAAAaccgaaaaagaaaaattcgcCGGCGGGGATTACACATTGACAATAGAGGCTTATGTATCAGCTAGCGGAAGAGCTATCCAAGGTGCGACATCTCATCATTTAggtcaaaatttttctaaaatgtttgaTATCATCTACGAACATCCCGAAACTCAACAAAAGGCGTACGTATATCAAAACTCGTGGGGTATCACAACAAGAACTATAG GTGTTATGGTTATGATTCATGGTGATAATCAAGGTTTGATTTTACCACCAAAAGTCGCTTGTATACAAGTAGTTATCGTCCCGTGCGGAATCACCGCGAGTCTTTCGGAACAGTCTCGCAAGAAATTACAAGAATCTTGCGATGCTTTAGAATTGGATTTTAAAACGGCAGGTGTGCGCGTTAAAGGAGATTACAGGGACAATTATTCCCCCGGATGGAAATTCAACCATTGGGAATTGAAG ggtgttccggttAGGGTAGAATTAGGACCGAAAGATATAGAAAAGAATCAATTGGTAGCTGTGAGAAGAGATACAGGAGAAAAACTAACGATCAACCGTAAAGATGCCGTAAGcaaattacataatattttaGATGACATTCAAATCAACTTGTTTAAAAA AGCGTGTGATGATTTAAACAGCCATAAAGTTATCGTTACTGATTGGTCTCAATTCGGTCCTGCCCTGGACAAAAAGAATATCATTTTAGCTCCTTTCTGTGGAGAAATTAGTTGTGAAGATAAAATCAAAGCAGATAGTACACG AGATGAAAGCGCCGAACCCGGTGCACCATCAATGGGTGCCAAATCTCTTTGTATACCTTTGGAACAACCGGCTCCGATCAAAACCAGTGACAAATGCATTCATCCTGAATGTAAAAACGGACCGAAATATTATACTTTGTTCGGAAggagttattga